In a single window of the Nocardioides sp. L-11A genome:
- a CDS encoding class I SAM-dependent methyltransferase: MSSVETAPEVAPTAAERTTHVPFTGRVKRLLSRFAPGFLISFLDRVVFRVRRARIRGVRRVFGWLGYNVAHRADYYSTLPVLEEIEETRARWDRPSGLPGLDVDLPAMRERLDGLAARWEAEFVAETGDYLANTRRGFGPGYPEFDARTLYYMLREHKPARYLEVGSGLSTYYASLAGRRNAAEGAPLQITCVEPYPFDALRSLPNFQLVEGFVQDVPTARFEELEAGDLLFIDSSHSLKIDSDVAYLFLEVLPRVKPGVIVHIHDVPFPFNTPYPADTWLFGERWPVYWNEAMVVQTFLAFNKEFPIELSVPMLRHDDEAALRRGHPRYVPLADDPNPPSSLWLRRVG; encoded by the coding sequence ATGTCGAGTGTCGAAACTGCTCCCGAGGTCGCCCCGACGGCGGCGGAGCGCACCACCCATGTGCCGTTCACCGGCCGGGTCAAGCGCCTCCTCTCCCGGTTCGCGCCGGGCTTCCTGATCTCCTTCCTCGACCGCGTGGTCTTCCGGGTCCGCCGGGCCCGGATCCGCGGCGTACGCCGGGTCTTCGGCTGGCTCGGCTACAACGTCGCCCACCGGGCCGACTACTACTCGACGCTGCCCGTGCTGGAGGAGATCGAGGAGACCCGGGCCCGCTGGGACCGCCCTTCGGGCCTCCCGGGCCTCGACGTCGACCTCCCCGCGATGCGGGAGCGCCTCGACGGCCTCGCCGCGCGGTGGGAGGCGGAGTTCGTCGCCGAGACCGGCGACTACCTCGCCAACACCCGGCGGGGCTTCGGCCCGGGCTACCCGGAGTTCGACGCGCGGACCCTCTACTACATGCTGCGCGAGCACAAGCCGGCCCGTTACCTCGAGGTCGGATCCGGTCTGTCGACCTACTACGCCTCGCTCGCCGGCCGCCGCAACGCCGCGGAGGGCGCGCCGCTGCAGATCACCTGCGTCGAGCCGTACCCGTTCGACGCGCTGCGCTCGCTGCCCAACTTCCAGCTCGTCGAGGGCTTCGTCCAGGACGTCCCCACCGCGCGGTTCGAGGAGCTGGAGGCGGGCGACCTGCTGTTCATCGACTCCTCCCACTCGCTCAAGATCGACAGCGACGTCGCGTACCTCTTCCTCGAGGTGCTGCCGCGGGTCAAGCCGGGTGTGATCGTCCACATCCACGACGTGCCGTTCCCGTTCAACACGCCCTATCCCGCCGACACCTGGCTCTTCGGCGAGCGGTGGCCGGTCTACTGGAACGAGGCGATGGTGGTGCAGACCTTCCTCGCCTTCAACAAGGAGTTCCCGATCGAGCTGTCGGTGCCGATGCTGCGCCACGACGACGAGGCGGCCCTGCGCCGCGGCCACCCGCGCTACGTGCCGCTGGCCGACGATCCCAACCCGCCGTCGTCCCTCTGGCTGCGCCGGGTCGGCTGA